A single genomic interval of Chryseobacterium paludis harbors:
- a CDS encoding aminotransferase class I/II-fold pyridoxal phosphate-dependent enzyme, with product MNINFATATFKDFENIPDYDINQRAEYFYEFLDHMKSRGHMNYRLKNTSGTNATLNINIANQNKEYVSFVSSDYLGFTQHPKIKQAAIEGIEKYGTGTGATPLIGGYFDYHYALEKRISSFFGRNEDEAVLFTTGYTANSATLQILMQKEDIAILDMAVHASVHEGCAFTNKKTFPHNNLEALEHILKISENMYRTKLVVVDGVYSQDGDTSRINEIYDLVKKYNAYIMVDDVHGVGILGETGRGTLEQAGLLDKVDFITGTFSKTFGNLGGFVIANKKIASFLKFQSRQQIFSATAPPSSAGIVKAIDLIDEEPIWREKLWNNINYFKKGLDDLGLDTGITCSAIIPVKIGDQSKMWDIGRILIEKGVYTNPIMYPAVPRKDARIRMSVTARHEKEHLDKTLNVFDDINKKLHIAKK from the coding sequence ATGAATATTAATTTTGCAACAGCAACTTTTAAGGATTTTGAGAACATTCCAGATTACGATATTAATCAAAGAGCAGAGTATTTTTATGAATTTCTAGATCATATGAAGTCCAGAGGACACATGAATTACAGATTGAAAAATACGTCGGGAACCAATGCAACATTAAATATAAATATTGCCAACCAAAATAAGGAGTATGTAAGCTTTGTTTCCAGTGACTATTTAGGGTTTACACAACACCCGAAAATAAAGCAGGCTGCTATTGAAGGGATTGAAAAATATGGAACAGGCACAGGAGCCACACCGCTTATTGGTGGGTACTTCGATTACCACTATGCTTTAGAAAAAAGAATTTCTAGTTTTTTTGGGAGAAATGAAGATGAAGCAGTATTATTTACGACCGGGTATACGGCGAATAGTGCAACTTTACAGATTTTAATGCAGAAAGAAGATATTGCAATTTTAGATATGGCTGTACATGCCAGCGTTCATGAAGGATGTGCTTTTACAAATAAAAAAACATTTCCACACAATAATTTAGAAGCTTTGGAACACATTTTGAAGATATCTGAAAATATGTACCGTACGAAGCTTGTTGTTGTGGATGGTGTCTATTCACAAGATGGTGATACTTCTCGCATCAATGAGATATATGATCTTGTGAAAAAGTATAACGCCTATATCATGGTAGATGATGTACATGGTGTTGGAATTTTAGGAGAAACAGGAAGAGGTACCCTTGAGCAGGCAGGTTTGCTGGATAAAGTAGATTTTATAACTGGTACATTTAGTAAAACTTTCGGTAACCTTGGAGGATTTGTGATCGCTAATAAAAAAATAGCATCATTTCTTAAATTTCAATCCCGACAGCAAATTTTTTCCGCAACAGCACCGCCTTCTTCAGCAGGAATAGTTAAAGCTATTGATTTGATAGATGAAGAACCGATTTGGAGAGAAAAACTTTGGAATAATATCAATTATTTTAAAAAAGGACTCGATGATTTGGGATTGGATACCGGAATTACCTGCTCAGCTATTATTCCTGTGAAAATAGGAGATCAAAGTAAAATGTGGGATATCGGTAGAATATTAATTGAAAAAGGAGTTTATACGAATCCTATTATGTATCCCGCTGTGCCGAGGAAAGATGCACGTATCCGAATGAGTGTAACGGCAAGACATGAAAAAGAACATCTAGATAAAACACTCAATGTATTTGATGATATTAATAAAAAATTGCATATTGCGAAAAAATAA
- a CDS encoding TetR/AcrR family transcriptional regulator gives MPRKVVQGPIRDKEKTKQKLLAAVGKILRVKGYSGLKVSKIAAVAGFDKKLIYEYFGSTDKLIDEYIKSQDYWSKFSPNIEEEKATTIGKEALTQGILTQFESLKKNKELQKIILWELSESKPILRKLVQEREDVGANLFENVTDPYFGKNAKRFRAIMALIVSGAYYLNLYPAYNATEFCGLNMKTDEGRSEIEKAIVDIIDFAYQKKDDQ, from the coding sequence ATGCCTAGAAAAGTGGTGCAAGGTCCCATTAGGGACAAAGAGAAAACAAAACAAAAACTGCTTGCAGCAGTTGGTAAAATTTTGAGAGTAAAAGGTTATTCAGGCCTGAAAGTAAGTAAAATTGCAGCTGTAGCCGGATTTGATAAAAAACTGATCTATGAGTATTTTGGTAGTACTGATAAACTTATTGATGAATATATAAAGTCTCAGGATTATTGGAGCAAGTTTAGCCCCAATATAGAAGAAGAAAAAGCTACTACTATTGGTAAAGAGGCTTTAACACAAGGGATTCTTACTCAGTTTGAGAGCTTAAAGAAAAATAAAGAACTTCAGAAAATCATCCTTTGGGAGCTTTCAGAAAGTAAACCGATCCTTCGAAAACTAGTACAGGAAAGAGAAGATGTAGGAGCTAATTTATTCGAAAATGTTACAGATCCTTATTTTGGAAAAAATGCAAAGAGATTTAGAGCAATTATGGCTTTGATTGTTTCAGGAGCTTATTATTTAAATCTATATCCTGCATATAATGCAACTGAATTTTGTGGACTTAATATGAAGACCGATGAAGGAAGATCTGAAATTGAGAAAGCTATTGTTGATATTATAGATTTTGCTTACCAGAAAAAAGATGATCAATAA
- the dnaX gene encoding DNA polymerase III subunit gamma/tau has translation MENFIVSARKYRPQEFDTVVGQSHITDTLEHAIEENQLAQALLFCGPRGVGKTTCARILARKINEKDGSVSEDGFAYNIYELDAASNNSVDDIRELIDQVRFAPQVGQYKVYIIDEVHMLSSAAFNAFLKTLEEPPAHAIFILATTEKHKIIPTILSRCQIYDFKRIVIEDIQGHLRTIAQKENIQYEDDALYLIAQKADGALRDALSIFDRLSTFSQKNITLAKAAEVLNILDYDQYLNILDLAKENKIPEVLFAFNEIVKKGFDPHIFIAGLGNHCRDLMMAQNTSTIDLIEVGEKTKIKFVEQSQKWNAQQLIDAIEICNHADINYKNSKNPRLTVEIALMQLSSLTAQGDVAKKKSL, from the coding sequence ATGGAAAATTTCATAGTATCTGCAAGAAAATATCGCCCACAAGAGTTTGACACTGTTGTTGGGCAGTCCCACATTACAGATACTTTAGAACATGCAATTGAAGAGAACCAATTAGCGCAGGCTTTGCTATTTTGCGGGCCTCGTGGTGTTGGTAAGACTACATGTGCCAGAATCCTGGCCAGAAAGATCAACGAAAAAGATGGTTCCGTTTCAGAAGATGGTTTTGCTTATAACATTTATGAGCTTGATGCTGCCTCTAATAACTCAGTTGATGATATTCGTGAACTGATCGATCAGGTTCGTTTTGCACCTCAGGTTGGCCAGTATAAGGTATATATTATTGATGAGGTACATATGCTGTCTTCTGCAGCCTTCAATGCTTTTCTTAAAACACTTGAAGAGCCTCCTGCACATGCAATTTTTATTCTGGCAACCACGGAAAAGCATAAGATCATTCCTACGATTTTATCCCGTTGTCAGATTTATGATTTTAAAAGGATCGTTATAGAAGATATTCAAGGGCATTTGAGGACTATTGCCCAAAAAGAGAATATTCAATATGAAGACGATGCTTTATATCTTATTGCACAAAAGGCAGATGGTGCGTTAAGAGATGCCCTTTCTATTTTTGATAGACTTTCTACATTTTCTCAAAAGAACATTACACTTGCTAAAGCAGCAGAAGTACTTAATATTCTGGACTATGACCAATATCTGAATATTTTAGATCTTGCTAAAGAAAATAAAATTCCAGAAGTCCTTTTTGCATTTAATGAAATTGTAAAGAAAGGCTTTGACCCTCATATATTCATTGCAGGATTAGGAAATCACTGCAGAGATCTTATGATGGCTCAGAATACTTCAACAATCGACTTAATTGAGGTAGGTGAAAAAACAAAGATTAAATTTGTTGAGCAAAGCCAGAAATGGAATGCACAACAATTGATTGATGCTATTGAGATCTGCAACCATGCGGATATTAATTATAAAAATTCTAAAAATCCCAGACTTACTGTAGAAATTGCATTAATGCAATTGTCTTCTCTGACGGCTCAAGGAGACGTTGCTAAAAAAAAAAGTTTATAA
- a CDS encoding chorismate mutase, translating to MTLKDLKNDWINEFSQPLMIAGPCSAESEAQMLETAKRIRETNAQVPIFRAGIWKPRTKPNGFEGVGVIGLNWLKKVKEEYGFKTATEVANAHHVFAALEADVDILWIGARSTVNPFTVQEIAMALRGTEKTVLVKNPVNPDLALWIGALERLLGQGIQNLGAIHRGFSTYQKTKYRNNPNWQIALDFKSQFPNIPMLIDPSHICGNRTGLADVTQEAMNVGYQGAIIESHCNPDEAWSDASQQITPEVLAELIGNLKIRNSGLAGFDGEMGRHRTLISDLDFQLIELLSQRMKVSEKIGKLKKENDIAIFQPERWKVITEYATQKAKETGMSQEFIEKVFKAIHEESIEVQNNIMIDR from the coding sequence ATGACTTTAAAAGATTTAAAAAACGATTGGATTAATGAGTTTTCACAACCATTAATGATTGCTGGACCTTGTAGTGCTGAAAGTGAAGCTCAAATGTTGGAGACGGCAAAAAGAATTAGAGAAACAAATGCTCAGGTTCCTATTTTCCGCGCTGGTATCTGGAAACCCCGCACCAAACCCAATGGTTTTGAAGGAGTAGGAGTGATCGGATTAAACTGGTTGAAAAAAGTAAAAGAAGAATATGGCTTTAAAACCGCTACAGAAGTTGCTAATGCACATCACGTTTTTGCAGCATTAGAAGCAGATGTAGATATTCTTTGGATCGGAGCACGTTCTACTGTAAATCCATTCACAGTTCAGGAAATTGCAATGGCCTTGAGAGGAACTGAGAAGACAGTATTGGTTAAAAACCCGGTAAATCCAGATTTAGCTTTGTGGATAGGAGCCTTAGAAAGACTATTAGGACAAGGAATTCAAAATCTTGGTGCTATTCATAGAGGTTTCTCAACATACCAAAAAACTAAATACAGAAATAATCCTAACTGGCAGATTGCTTTAGATTTTAAAAGTCAGTTTCCAAATATTCCAATGTTAATTGACCCTTCTCATATCTGTGGAAACAGAACAGGATTAGCAGATGTTACCCAGGAAGCTATGAATGTTGGTTACCAGGGAGCTATTATCGAGAGTCACTGTAATCCTGACGAAGCATGGAGCGATGCTTCACAGCAAATTACTCCGGAAGTTTTAGCGGAATTAATAGGTAATTTGAAAATAAGAAACTCTGGATTAGCAGGATTTGATGGAGAAATGGGTAGACACAGAACATTAATTTCTGATCTCGATTTTCAATTAATCGAACTGCTTTCTCAAAGAATGAAAGTTTCTGAAAAGATTGGTAAACTTAAAAAAGAAAATGATATCGCTATTTTCCAGCCTGAACGGTGGAAAGTAATTACTGAATATGCTACTCAGAAAGCTAAAGAAACAGGAATGTCTCAGGAATTTATTGAGAAAGTTTTCAAAGCGATTCACGAAGAATCTATTGAAGTACAGAATAATATTATGATCGACAGATAA
- the rsgA gene encoding ribosome small subunit-dependent GTPase A, protein MKGKIIKSTGSWYQVLEMETGRIFEARIRGKFKLIKTRLTNPLAVGDYVEFQLEQDDIAWITKIEPRKNYLIRKSVNLSKEAHIIASNIDMACFIFTLKHPETSLGFLDRFLACCEAYNITPLILFNKIDVLNEEEIEIVKDIEFTYQEIGYDSLEISSYSRLNLEDLEEILKDKTSVFFGHSGCGKSTLVNALQPGLNLKTSEISDSHLKGKHTTTFAQMHFWAFGGNVIDTPGVREFAMIDIQKEEVQHYFPEIFRKRKECKFHNCMHVNEPKCAVLDAIETGEIQYSRYSTYIKLMDEAEEASQK, encoded by the coding sequence ATGAAAGGAAAAATAATTAAATCTACAGGAAGTTGGTATCAGGTTTTGGAAATGGAAACCGGTAGAATTTTCGAGGCCAGAATTCGCGGAAAATTCAAACTGATAAAAACCCGTCTTACCAATCCACTTGCTGTAGGAGATTATGTGGAATTTCAACTTGAACAGGATGATATCGCATGGATTACTAAAATAGAACCACGTAAAAACTACCTGATCAGAAAATCTGTTAACCTTTCAAAAGAAGCTCATATTATTGCATCCAATATTGATATGGCATGCTTTATCTTTACACTTAAGCATCCTGAAACATCCCTGGGGTTTTTAGATAGATTTCTGGCATGTTGTGAAGCTTATAATATAACACCATTAATTTTATTCAATAAAATAGATGTCTTAAATGAAGAGGAAATAGAGATCGTAAAAGATATCGAATTTACTTATCAGGAAATTGGATATGATTCATTAGAAATTTCTTCTTATTCAAGGCTTAATTTAGAAGATTTAGAGGAGATTTTAAAAGATAAAACATCGGTGTTTTTTGGGCATTCAGGATGTGGGAAATCTACCTTAGTGAATGCTTTACAACCAGGACTGAATTTAAAAACTTCTGAAATATCAGATTCTCATCTTAAAGGAAAACATACTACCACCTTTGCTCAAATGCATTTTTGGGCTTTTGGCGGGAATGTAATAGATACACCAGGCGTGAGAGAGTTTGCGATGATTGATATCCAGAAAGAAGAAGTACAGCATTATTTTCCTGAAATTTTTAGAAAAAGAAAAGAATGTAAATTTCACAATTGCATGCATGTTAATGAACCAAAATGTGCCGTTCTTGATGCGATTGAAACTGGAGAGATTCAGTATTCAAGATATTCTACATATATAAAACTGATGGATGAAGCAGAAGAAGCTTCTCAAAAATAA
- a CDS encoding helix-turn-helix domain-containing protein: MSQEKHIPIHNLTYQEFQLTTLEGGHPENFDDIHRHNFFEILWFNKVKEDSQLELDFEHYTIKNNQICIIAPGQVFNMKLRGEKGYVFAISREIFQEICEIEVILTSGTQPFFLDTASQKTCHGLIKLLEQEYHGSSRMNLIKAYLKAFCIIITEDLTSQESLVNDKLRIQNLIVLIEEYYITERETKFYAEKLNVSTHHLNDIVRISRATTVKKMIAQRILLEAKRELSFGALTIKEVAFKLGFNEASYFSRFFKKQTGYNPEHFKSIKDQF, from the coding sequence ATGAGCCAGGAAAAACATATTCCTATCCATAATCTAACATATCAGGAATTTCAGCTGACAACCCTGGAAGGGGGACATCCCGAAAATTTTGATGATATTCACCGGCATAACTTTTTTGAAATCCTCTGGTTCAATAAGGTTAAAGAAGACAGCCAGCTGGAGTTGGATTTTGAGCACTACACGATCAAAAACAATCAGATATGCATTATAGCTCCGGGGCAGGTATTTAATATGAAGCTTCGTGGTGAGAAAGGCTATGTTTTTGCCATCAGTAGAGAAATTTTTCAGGAAATTTGTGAGATAGAGGTTATTTTAACCAGTGGCACGCAGCCTTTCTTTTTAGATACAGCAAGTCAAAAGACCTGTCATGGTCTGATAAAACTCCTTGAGCAGGAATATCATGGAAGTTCCCGTATGAATTTGATCAAAGCTTATCTTAAAGCTTTTTGCATCATTATTACTGAAGATCTTACCTCGCAGGAATCTTTAGTGAATGATAAACTGCGCATTCAAAACCTGATTGTTCTGATTGAAGAATATTATATCACAGAAAGGGAAACCAAGTTTTACGCAGAAAAACTTAATGTAAGCACTCATCATCTTAATGATATTGTTCGTATTTCAAGGGCAACTACAGTGAAAAAGATGATTGCCCAACGGATTTTACTGGAAGCTAAAAGAGAACTAAGCTTTGGAGCTTTAACGATAAAAGAAGTTGCTTTTAAATTAGGATTTAATGAAGCTTCTTATTTTTCAAGGTTTTTTAAAAAGCAAACAGGATATAATCCGGAACATTTTAAAAGTATAAAAGATCAATTCTAA
- a CDS encoding multidrug effflux MFS transporter, which produces MKNLSIIVFILALLNTLESLSIDLYLPAFPSMAKIFQTDIGHIQISISIFFAGFAIGQLLWGPLSDKKGRKPMLYCGLILFIVGAVAIIFTENIYVLWMMRFLQAFGGSAGIVIGRAIVIDLYDKEKAVTIFSKQSQISGIAPIVAPLLGSIFLRFWGWNSAFSFLSILGALTLLLVAKYVPETNSRITSPETKLKHQLKIIISNGDFISNTIIGSIAFASLIIYISNAPLLFMEIHGFSSEVFSFIFAFNSMALIFAAYITPKLTQRIRDTKILLSAAILLLSMSCLHLIVSIVQLNVGLEVAVLFSSLIAIGLLFPITTAHALSPFKEGRGTAAALMGFMQLMVTFLMSALVGLLESKSVMPMIIARILLAAIAVYFAYYTFSRKKVLA; this is translated from the coding sequence ATGAAAAACCTGAGTATTATTGTATTTATTTTAGCTCTTTTGAACACCCTTGAGTCCTTGAGTATCGATTTATATTTACCTGCTTTTCCAAGTATGGCAAAAATCTTTCAGACAGATATTGGCCACATACAAATTTCTATTTCCATTTTTTTTGCAGGTTTTGCTATTGGACAGCTGTTGTGGGGACCATTATCCGATAAAAAAGGAAGAAAGCCAATGCTTTATTGTGGTTTAATTCTTTTCATTGTGGGAGCAGTTGCTATTATTTTCACTGAAAATATTTATGTATTGTGGATGATGCGTTTTCTTCAGGCCTTTGGAGGAAGTGCGGGTATCGTTATTGGCAGAGCAATTGTGATCGATTTATATGACAAAGAAAAGGCAGTAACTATTTTTTCTAAACAATCGCAGATAAGTGGGATCGCACCCATTGTAGCGCCGCTTTTGGGAAGTATATTTCTTAGATTCTGGGGGTGGAACAGTGCATTCAGTTTCTTAAGTATTTTAGGAGCTTTAACCTTATTACTGGTCGCTAAGTATGTGCCGGAAACCAATTCAAGGATAACATCGCCTGAAACTAAATTAAAACATCAGTTAAAAATTATCATTTCAAATGGAGATTTTATAAGCAATACCATCATTGGAAGTATCGCTTTTGCTTCATTGATTATTTATATTTCCAATGCTCCGTTACTATTTATGGAAATTCATGGGTTCTCCAGTGAAGTATTCAGCTTTATATTTGCTTTTAATTCGATGGCGTTGATATTTGCTGCATATATAACACCGAAATTAACGCAAAGGATAAGGGATACGAAAATTTTATTATCTGCAGCAATTTTGCTTCTTTCTATGAGTTGCCTACATTTGATAGTATCAATAGTGCAGTTGAATGTAGGTTTGGAAGTAGCAGTCTTATTTTCCTCCCTTATAGCAATAGGTCTTCTGTTTCCTATTACTACGGCACATGCATTGTCTCCTTTTAAAGAAGGACGTGGAACAGCTGCGGCATTAATGGGGTTTATGCAGTTGATGGTTACTTTCTTAATGTCAGCATTAGTTGGTCTTTTAGAATCTAAATCGGTCATGCCAATGATTATTGCGCGTATTTTACTTGCAGCAATTGCAGTATATTTTGCTTATTATACTTTTTCCCGGAAAAAAGTTTTGGCATAA
- a CDS encoding nucleoside-diphosphate kinase has protein sequence MSNITFTMIKPDAVADGHIGAILGKIAEGGFKIKALKLTQLTVADAKKFYEVHAERPFYGELVEFMSSGPIVAAVLEKDNAVEDFRTLIGATNPAEAAEGTIRKMFARSIGENAVHGSDSNENALIEAQFHFSGREIF, from the coding sequence ATGTCTAACATTACATTCACTATGATTAAGCCTGACGCAGTAGCAGATGGACATATCGGTGCTATATTAGGTAAAATTGCAGAAGGAGGTTTTAAAATCAAAGCTTTAAAATTAACTCAACTTACTGTTGCTGATGCAAAAAAATTCTACGAAGTACATGCTGAAAGACCATTCTATGGGGAATTAGTAGAGTTTATGAGTTCAGGTCCAATCGTAGCAGCTGTTTTAGAAAAAGACAATGCTGTTGAAGATTTCAGAACTCTAATTGGTGCTACTAACCCAGCTGAGGCTGCAGAAGGTACTATTAGAAAAATGTTCGCAAGAAGCATTGGAGAGAACGCGGTTCACGGTTCAGATTCTAATGAAAATGCTCTTATTGAAGCACAATTCCATTTTTCTGGAAGAGAGATTTTTTAA
- a CDS encoding alpha-L-fucosidase, which produces MKCRFTGLFLLGLSLAAHMNAQSLSTENKKMEWFQDAKLGIFIHWGIYSVDGISESWSFFNNYINHENYMKQLNGFSASKFDPEYWAKLIKESGAKYSVITTKHHDGVSLWDSKAEKSITIPENSLAKKDVLTPFVTELKKSGIKTGLYYSLPDWSHPYYDINTRIKKRYEIKNDPKRWQSFIQYYQSQLDELSNQYKPDLLWFDGDWEHTSEEWQASQTLENLRKFNPNIIINSRLNNHGDYETPEQGIPVIAPQNKYWELCYTMNDSWGYQPFDTHYKTPNMLIRTLADVISMGGNLLLDIGPKADGSVSEEQVKILKNMGRWISKYPEAIYATRRGLPFENYKGKSALSADGKSLFLYLEEAKDLMKIYGIKTKPISAKIIGDNKAKINFDLSKNNTLTLNLSNTQFDEDVTVVQLTFNDPLKILKDFPLEKKSLSDVINNKNTKETIYNIANQINDGNNVLDHSGLTNDGMDMTIPKTPNTNPEVLSWISKHAEALFDTGKGLPGGHYSGMSTLSKDKQTLYLFVEGIPSGPIALKGIKNGISRIRIVGEGSMISHHIFNKLYWSDRPGIIYIDAPKERLDRNMTIIAVLLDKPIELYREKVGAIESNL; this is translated from the coding sequence ATGAAATGCAGATTTACCGGATTGTTCCTGTTAGGATTGTCATTAGCTGCCCATATGAATGCCCAATCCCTATCAACTGAAAATAAGAAAATGGAATGGTTTCAGGATGCTAAACTTGGAATTTTTATCCATTGGGGAATTTATTCTGTAGATGGAATTTCGGAATCATGGTCCTTTTTTAATAATTATATTAACCATGAAAACTACATGAAGCAGCTTAATGGGTTTTCTGCATCGAAATTTGATCCTGAATATTGGGCAAAGCTAATTAAGGAATCCGGAGCTAAATATTCTGTGATAACTACAAAACATCATGATGGCGTTTCACTCTGGGATTCTAAAGCTGAAAAATCCATTACCATTCCTGAAAATTCTTTAGCAAAAAAGGATGTCTTAACACCTTTTGTCACTGAACTTAAAAAATCAGGAATAAAAACGGGACTCTACTATTCTCTTCCGGATTGGAGTCATCCCTATTATGATATCAATACAAGAATTAAAAAAAGGTATGAAATTAAAAATGATCCTAAACGCTGGCAAAGTTTTATTCAGTATTACCAAAGTCAATTAGATGAACTTTCAAATCAGTATAAGCCGGATTTATTATGGTTTGATGGGGATTGGGAACATACTTCGGAAGAATGGCAAGCTTCACAGACGCTGGAAAATCTAAGAAAGTTCAATCCGAATATTATCATTAATTCAAGATTAAACAATCATGGAGATTATGAAACTCCTGAACAGGGTATTCCCGTAATTGCTCCACAAAATAAATATTGGGAATTATGTTATACTATGAATGATTCATGGGGATATCAGCCTTTTGATACTCATTATAAAACCCCGAATATGCTGATAAGAACTTTGGCAGATGTAATAAGTATGGGTGGAAACCTTCTACTTGATATAGGTCCGAAAGCTGATGGAAGTGTTTCTGAAGAACAGGTTAAAATTCTAAAGAATATGGGACGATGGATTTCAAAATACCCTGAAGCCATTTATGCTACCCGACGCGGATTACCTTTTGAAAATTATAAAGGAAAATCAGCACTTTCTGCTGATGGAAAATCCCTCTTTTTGTATCTGGAGGAAGCCAAAGATCTCATGAAAATCTATGGTATAAAAACTAAACCTATTTCTGCAAAAATCATCGGAGATAATAAAGCAAAAATAAACTTTGATCTTAGTAAAAACAATACTTTAACCCTTAATCTTTCAAATACGCAATTTGATGAGGATGTAACAGTAGTTCAATTAACATTTAATGATCCACTTAAAATATTAAAAGATTTCCCACTAGAAAAAAAATCACTCTCAGATGTAATAAACAATAAAAATACAAAAGAGACAATTTATAACATTGCCAACCAAATAAATGATGGAAACAATGTATTAGATCATTCTGGACTTACTAATGATGGTATGGATATGACCATTCCAAAAACTCCAAATACAAACCCTGAAGTTTTATCATGGATCAGTAAACATGCTGAAGCTCTTTTCGATACCGGCAAAGGATTACCAGGTGGCCACTATTCAGGAATGAGCACCCTTTCGAAGGATAAACAAACCCTTTATCTTTTTGTAGAAGGAATTCCCAGCGGACCTATTGCCCTGAAGGGAATTAAAAATGGGATCTCAAGAATAAGAATTGTTGGTGAAGGTTCTATGATCAGCCATCATATTTTTAATAAATTATATTGGAGTGACAGACCGGGAATTATTTATATTGATGCTCCAAAAGAAAGATTGGATAGGAATATGACTATTATTGCCGTATTACTTGATAAACCTATTGAGTTATACAGGGAAAAAGTAGGTGCTATCGAAAGTAACCTGTAA
- the chrA gene encoding MNIO class RiPP chryseobasin precursor ChrA, with product MKIPALLMAGLVTVSLSAQTTTPTVKKTKKPIKKVRKAEVPKSNTRPIAKKDTILRGKNYPCVACGMG from the coding sequence ATGAAAATACCAGCATTATTGATGGCAGGTTTAGTAACGGTAAGTTTATCTGCACAGACTACTACACCTACTGTAAAGAAAACTAAAAAGCCAATAAAGAAAGTAAGAAAAGCAGAGGTTCCTAAAAGTAATACAAGACCTATTGCTAAAAAAGATACTATTTTAAGAGGAAAGAACTATCCTTGCGTAGCATGTGGTATGGGTTAA